The window TGGGATCATTCAATCGATTCCCGGAAAAGGGTATTATGTAAAAAACACTTCCTTAGATGTCAGGAAACGCGTTTTTTTATTGTTTGATGAATTAAATGCCTTCAAAGAAGACCTGTATAATTCTTTTTTGCTCAATATAGAAGAAAATATAGAGGTCGATATTTATTTCCATCATTTCAATAAAAAACTGTTTACGAAGCTCATACACGATAGTTCGGGCAATTATAACTATTACATTATCATGCCTGCTAATTTTGAAGGAGTAGCAGATATAGTTTCAACCCTGCCCAATGATAAGGTATATGTCCTAGACCAGATTTCAGACGAATTATCATCATTTCCTGCTGTTTTTCAAAACTTTAAAAAAGATATGTATTATGGACTTGAAAAAGTGAGTAAACAGTTAAAACGCTATCTGGAAATCAAACTGATCTATAATCCGGATAAACAACCTCAGGGGATGCTTCAGGGGTTCGAATTGTTCTGTAAAAGTTTTGGATTGCATTATTCGCATTATAAGAATGTCGAAGGAGCCAAATTGAGTTACAAGGATGCAATATTGGTACTGGATGATAAAGATTTGATCGAAGTGGTCAAAATAGCCAAAATGGGGTCGTTGAAGATAGGAAGCGACATAGGGATCATCTCTTATAACGAAACACCGTTAAAAGAAGTTGTCGCGAATGGTATCACCACATTTTCTACGGATTTTAAATATATGGGGAAAACACTGGCAGAAATGATTACCGGAAATCAGAGAATGCAAATAGAGAACAGGAGCATAGTAATTAATCGAGATTCATTATAAATAAAAATATTACATTGAATAATACAATTGTCACAAATCTTAAGAAAGAGTTTATCAAGAGATTTGAAAGAGAACCACTTTTAATTGCCTCACCAGGCAGGATTAATTTAATTGGAGAGCATACAGATTATAATGATGGATTTGTAATGCCTGCATCGATAGATAAAAAGGTGTATTGCGCCATTGCAAAAAACAACACCATTAATAATTGTACCATTCATTCGTTAAGTTTAAAAGACAGTTTTGGTTTTGAACTTGGGCAAATAGAAAAGAATACTTCAAAAAACTGGATAAATTATGTCGTAGGGGTTGTCGACATCATAAATAAAGATCACCATTTAGATGCCGGCTTTGATATACTGGTTGATAGCGATCTGCCATTGGGAGCGGGTTTGTCTTCTTCCGCAGCTTTAGAAAATGCAATTGCTTTTGGAATTAACGACCTGTTTGAGCTTAACATCCCTAAAGAAGAGCTCATTTATATTTCTCAGAAAGCCGAACATGTGTATGCAGAGGTCGAATGTGGTATAATGGACCAATATTCATCGGTTTTTGGGAAGAAGAAGAACTTATTGCTTCTGGATTGTCAGACAATCACCTCAAAAGAAATCCCGGCTAAATTTGAACCATATGAACTTTGGCTATTGAACACTAATGTTTCTCATAATCTGGCCGATAGCGAATACAATAAAAGAAGAGAAGAATGTAGAGAAGCGATAAGGCTCATCAATGAACATTATAGAGCAGTAAGCAGTTTTAGAGATCTGCAACCGGAAGAAATTTCAAAGCTTAAAGAGATTCTTCCCGAAATTCTTTTTAAAAGGACTTCTTATGTTATAGAAGAAAACGATAGGGTACAAAAGGCGGCAGAAGCACTTAAAAATGACGATTTGGTCCTTTTTGGAAAGATGCTCTACCTTGCCCATGAAGGACAACAACTAAAATATGAGGTAAGCTGTAAAGAGCTTGATTTTTTGGTTGACTTCTCAAAGAAGTTTACCGAAGTCCTTGGTTCCCGGATGATGGGAGGAGGTTTTGGCGGATGTACAATAAACCTGATTCATAAAGATATAGCTGCATCGTATGTTTCGGAAGTTGCTGAAGCCTATCAAAAAGAATTTAATATAGCACTAACCCCGTTAAAAGTAAGTATCGATAACGGAACCCATATTTTAAAGAATGAAAACATCAATTTATAATAAACCACACAGGCGATACAATATTCTCACAGGAGAATGGATTTTAGTATCTCCCCACAGGACAAAGCGACCTTGGCAGGGGAAAACAGAAGACAAGGGAGAGACCAGAACAGTTACATACGACCCCTCTTGTTATTTATGTCCGGGAAATAAGAGGGCTTCTAGCGACCTGAACCCGGACTACGATGATGTTTATACTTTCACGAATGACTTTGCAGCCCTTTTGCCCGATGTTGAAACAGAAGAAGTTAATGACGGCTTGTTCAAAGCTGCTACGGAAAAAGGTATTTGCAAGGTAATTTGTTTTTCACCCGACCACTCGCTAACATTACCATTAATGAATGTAGAAGATATAGCGAAAGTAGTGCAGAAGTGGAAAGAAGAATATATAGAGTTGGGAAGTCTTGAAGCTATCAACAACGTGCAGATATTTGAAAATAAAGGACAGATCATGGGATGTAGCAATCCACATCCACACGGTCAGATTTGGGCACAAAGGTCAATTCCTGAAGAAATTATTAAAAAAACAGCAAACCAGAAGTCATATTGGGATAAAAATGGAAAAAGCATGTTATCGGATTATCTGGAGCAAGAATTAGAAGCAAACGAACGTATTCTGATCGAGAACGATCACTTTGTGGCTTTAATCCCTTATTGGGCAGTTTGGCCGTATGAGTCCATGATCATTCCAAAAAGGCACATGCAGGGCATTGATCAGTTATCTCATGATGAAGAGAAATCATTTGCGGAAGCTATAAAAGGACTGACAATCATGTATGATAATTTATTTGAGACTTCGTTTCCATATTCGGCAGGGATACATCAAAAACCGACAGATGGAAAAGAACATGATGAATGGCATTTTCATATGTCATTTTATCCACCGCTTTTACGATCAGCTACTGTTAAGAAATTTATGGTTGGATACGAAATGTTTGCGAACCCTCAACGTGATATTACCGCCGAACAAGCAGCAAAAACACTAAACGAACTTTCTGAGATCCATTATCTCAAAAGGTAACCACCAAAGTTTTGTTCTCAGGGGTTTGCTGTAAAGTAAACCCTTTTTTATTCACTGAATTCAGGACAATCCAGACGTATTTCTTGATTCTGTAACTGCTTTTCCATAAGAGAGCAATAATGCGTATCATTATTCTTTTTATAGTATTTACAAGCAAAACAAGTTCGCTGAACCTGAAGGATTCCGGAACGGTTTAGTTTATAGATCAACTCACTTAAGGTTTTAAACAGATCTTCAATCTGCTCTTTTTTAAGAGTGTCAATTTGAGCCTGAAGCGGTTGTGCGAAATTTATTGTAGGGTTAATGATCTGATGGCCGGAAGGGGAGAGCGCTATAGTGTAGCTTCTGCTATCCGTTTGTGAATGGTTTTTAATAATAAGCTCCTTTTTATGCAGAACCTTTATAGCATCACTGATGGTTGGTTTGGTAACATTAAACTCTTTAGCCAGGTGACTTATATTACAGAAGTCATCTCGGTGACTATCTATAAACAGTAAAAGCTGAATCTGTATGGGGCTCAAACCGGCTACTTTAGCCTTATCCCATAAAAGGGCTTTGTATACTTCTGAAATTCGCCCCAGACCAAAAACAATTTTACCGGAAATATCTTCTTGTTGGTACTCCGGATTGAATACATTTTTTTTCATAACACCAAACCTGCCGAGTTAGTTCCGGCAGGTAAAGTTAGTGAATTACACGTTAGGAATCCTAACAATTTTGATCAAAAAAATTAGTTTTTGAGATCGTCAAGGCTAGCCCCAAAATTTATATGAAGAACATGTCCCTTAGGGGTTACCAATGCAGGTACCGATTTAACACCTGCACTTTCAGCCTCTTTAATTCGAGTGGTTTCTTCCCCAAGATGAATAATATCCACTTGGGTCTCTCCGATGAGTTCAATGATGTCGTTCTCTGCACTTACGCATACCGGACATCCAGCGTGATAAAAAATTGATTTAGCCATTTTAATATGTTTAAGTTAAAATACAATGCAAATATAGTAAGGAATCCTAACTAAAATAAATTTACCTTTAATTTTAACATTCATTAATTTTAATGCGGTGCCTGCCGATG of the Zhouia spongiae genome contains:
- a CDS encoding GntR family transcriptional regulator, yielding MEVIKVENNKGVPKYRQIIESVEEAIQSQELEKGDKLPSINNIKQKFSLSRDTVLLAFNELKTRGIIQSIPGKGYYVKNTSLDVRKRVFLLFDELNAFKEDLYNSFLLNIEENIEVDIYFHHFNKKLFTKLIHDSSGNYNYYIIMPANFEGVADIVSTLPNDKVYVLDQISDELSSFPAVFQNFKKDMYYGLEKVSKQLKRYLEIKLIYNPDKQPQGMLQGFELFCKSFGLHYSHYKNVEGAKLSYKDAILVLDDKDLIEVVKIAKMGSLKIGSDIGIISYNETPLKEVVANGITTFSTDFKYMGKTLAEMITGNQRMQIENRSIVINRDSL
- the galK gene encoding galactokinase encodes the protein MNNTIVTNLKKEFIKRFEREPLLIASPGRINLIGEHTDYNDGFVMPASIDKKVYCAIAKNNTINNCTIHSLSLKDSFGFELGQIEKNTSKNWINYVVGVVDIINKDHHLDAGFDILVDSDLPLGAGLSSSAALENAIAFGINDLFELNIPKEELIYISQKAEHVYAEVECGIMDQYSSVFGKKKNLLLLDCQTITSKEIPAKFEPYELWLLNTNVSHNLADSEYNKRREECREAIRLINEHYRAVSSFRDLQPEEISKLKEILPEILFKRTSYVIEENDRVQKAAEALKNDDLVLFGKMLYLAHEGQQLKYEVSCKELDFLVDFSKKFTEVLGSRMMGGGFGGCTINLIHKDIAASYVSEVAEAYQKEFNIALTPLKVSIDNGTHILKNENINL
- a CDS encoding UDP-glucose--hexose-1-phosphate uridylyltransferase, which codes for MKTSIYNKPHRRYNILTGEWILVSPHRTKRPWQGKTEDKGETRTVTYDPSCYLCPGNKRASSDLNPDYDDVYTFTNDFAALLPDVETEEVNDGLFKAATEKGICKVICFSPDHSLTLPLMNVEDIAKVVQKWKEEYIELGSLEAINNVQIFENKGQIMGCSNPHPHGQIWAQRSIPEEIIKKTANQKSYWDKNGKSMLSDYLEQELEANERILIENDHFVALIPYWAVWPYESMIIPKRHMQGIDQLSHDEEKSFAEAIKGLTIMYDNLFETSFPYSAGIHQKPTDGKEHDEWHFHMSFYPPLLRSATVKKFMVGYEMFANPQRDITAEQAAKTLNELSEIHYLKR
- a CDS encoding MarR family winged helix-turn-helix transcriptional regulator, which translates into the protein MKKNVFNPEYQQEDISGKIVFGLGRISEVYKALLWDKAKVAGLSPIQIQLLLFIDSHRDDFCNISHLAKEFNVTKPTISDAIKVLHKKELIIKNHSQTDSRSYTIALSPSGHQIINPTINFAQPLQAQIDTLKKEQIEDLFKTLSELIYKLNRSGILQVQRTCFACKYYKKNNDTHYCSLMEKQLQNQEIRLDCPEFSE
- a CDS encoding thioredoxin family protein; translated protein: MAKSIFYHAGCPVCVSAENDIIELIGETQVDIIHLGEETTRIKEAESAGVKSVPALVTPKGHVLHINFGASLDDLKN